A part of Astatotilapia calliptera chromosome 15, fAstCal1.2, whole genome shotgun sequence genomic DNA contains:
- the ddx49 gene encoding putative ATP-dependent RNA helicase DDX49: protein MGDFSSLGLSDWLVKQCKQLGINKPTPVQENCMPAILQGRDCMGCAKTGSGKTAAFVLPVLQKLSEDPYGIFCLVLTPTRELAYQIAEQFRVLGKPLGLKECIIVGGMDMVTQALELSNQPHVVVATPGRLADHIRSSNTFSMKRIQFLILDEADRLLEQGCTDFTKDLEVILEILPAKRQTMLFSATLTDTLQELKSIAMNEPFFWESKSETRTVEELDQRYILTPEKVKDAYLVHLIQTFTDEHDDWSIIIFTNTCKSCQILTMMLREFNFPTISLHSMMKQKQRFANLAKFKASVYKILIATDVAARGLDIPTVQVVINHNTPGLPKIYIHRVGRTARAGRNGVSITLVTQYDIHLIHSIEEQIQTKLKEYPVEEKEVLKILTQVNVTRRECEIKLESTDFDEKKEINKRKQLILEGKDPELEAKRKAELEKIRSQKKKFKQKIQESIQKQKQLKKKLMKRRQTKKKEAAQATA, encoded by the exons ATGGGCGACTTTTCCTCCCTCGGTCTGTCAGACTGGCTGGTTAAACAGTGTAAACAGCTGGGAATCAACAAACCCACTCCAGTCCAGGAAAACTGCATGCCAGCTATCCTCCAAG GTCGGGATTGTATGGGCTGTGCCAAGACCGGCAGTGGGAAAACAGCAGCGTTCGTGTTGCCAGTGCTGCAGAAACTCTCAGAGGACCCGTACGGCATCTTCTGCCTGGTGCTCACTCCTACCAG GGAGCTGGCCTATCAGATTGCAGAGCAGTTCCGAGTCCTGGGGAAACCTTTGGGTCTGAAAGAATGCATCATCGTCGGTGGAATGG ACATGGTGACCCAGGCCCTGGAGCTGTCCAACCAACCACATGTAGTCGTAGCAACGCCAGGCCGACTAGCCGATCACATCCGCAGCTCCAACACCTTCAGCATGAAGAGGATCCAGTTCTTG ATTTTGGATGAAGCAGACCGGCTGCTGGAGCAGGGCTGTACCGACTTCACCAAAGACCTGGAGGTGATCCTGGAGATCCTGCCGGCCAAGCGTCAGACGATGCTGTTCAGCGCCACATTGACCGACACCCTGCAGGAGCTGAAGAGCATCGCCATGAACGAACCGTTCTTCTGGGAGAGCAAATCGGA AACACGAACGGTAGAGGAGCTGGACCAGAGATACATCCTCACTCCAGAGAAGGTGAAGGACGCCTACCTGGTTCATCTGATCCAGACATTCACCGATGAGCATGATGATTGGTCCATCATCATTTTTACCAACACGTGCAA GAGCTGTCAGATCCTCACCATGATGCTGCGGGAGTTTAACTTTCCAACCATCTCTCTGCACTCCATGATGAAACAG AAACAACGATTTGCAAACCTCGCCAAGTTCAAAGCCAGCGTCTACAAAATCCTGATAGCGACTGATGTAGCTGCCAG GGGTTTGGATATCCCAACTGTCCAGGTCGTCATTAATCACAACACCCCCGGCCTTCCCAAGATCTACATCCACAGAGTCGGGCGAACAGCCAGAGCAG GGAGGAACGGAGTGTCCATCACGCTGGTCACGCAGTACGACATCCACCTGATTCACTCCATCGAAGAACAGATTC AAACCAAGCTGAAGGAATATCCTGTGGAGGAGAAGGAAGTCCTGAAGATCCTCACCCAGGTCAACGTGACCCGGCGGGAGTGTGAGATA AAACTCGAGTCAACAGACTTTGATGAGAAAAAAGAGATCAacaagaggaaacagctgatcCTGGAGGGGAAG GATCCAGAGCTGGAGGCCAAAAGGAAAGCTGAGCTGGAGAAGATCAGGAGCCAGAAGAAGAAGTTCAAACAGAAAATCCAGGAGAGCattcagaaacagaaacagctaaaaaagaaactgatgaAGAGAAGACAGACGAAAAAGAAAGAGGCGGCGCAGGCAACTGCATGA